A window of Hordeum vulgare subsp. vulgare chromosome 5H, MorexV3_pseudomolecules_assembly, whole genome shotgun sequence genomic DNA:
TGTGAGTGTGCCTTTGATCCTAACTAAATTGGTGGAGGGTCAAATGCATAACCCTGCCATCTAGCTAGGTTCAAGTCTTGCACTTGGACTTTAGAATGTATGTTCCAGTCCTATTAATAGTACATGTAGGTTCTCCTATATGTGCTTTAATATGCAATTACTCATAAATAAATTCCAATGTTGAGtaaatatttttaaattttatACATGAGTTGAACatcacatgcatgcatgagataTTTGTACGATGCACTGATGCGAACAATAACCTCAAATATGATGCAAAATTTAAGTACATCAATGATGCAAACAAGGATCCTGGATGTCGCATCACACACGGCAAGTAGAAACCGTCGGGGTGTTTAAACAACCATAGATGGCGGTTCTACATGAGAATGACGTTTTGGCTCTCGGCCTTCATGAAGGACGGATTTTTGAAAATACAAAATTCAAAaatttttgtttcaaaaaaatcagaaaaaaattgtACAACGAAACAAGGATGTGAGCCGTacgtgtgtaaaatttcaggctGCAATACTTTGAAACGTGATCTGTACAAAAAAAAGACAAAATCATGATCTGAAATGATGAAtggtatcatgtgttaaaaagcctcAAATTTGTcctttttgcacagccctcatttcaacgtgttagtcctgaaaatttacacacttatACGTTATACCTTAATCTATCTATGtattatttttcagaatttttaaaaatgTAAAAAATCTGAATTTTCATGAAActtgagttttgcatttgaaggcCTCCATGAAGCTCGGCCTCCAAAAGAAATTTCTGGTTCTACACATGTTATTGTAAAAAAAATAGGTATGCTGTAATCCGCATGTGCTCAAGATCATATGACGGTTGGtttgttttgtaattattaagAAAACAGATATTAGAGTCACCAATAGTTTTATGCGAACCGTCGGTGATATTAAGGACATTAAAATTGCAATACCATGCTTTCTGCGACAACCAAATTGGTTGAGACACTCGTAGTAAATCATGATTAACAGACAAGTATATGACACCATGGGATAAATCCTACAAGAGTGTGGTATGTCAGAGTTGTTAAAAACCACACATGCTATATCAAACTTATCTGTTGAAGAACTAATGCATGTTTTTAAGTGTGGCTACGAACCAAAGTTTTTTTCCAACGGTTTTGCATCATAGGATGTTCATGACCATTTATAGAATATATTTTATTGAAACATGTAGAATGCATGTTTGTAGGAAAAATTTGTATAGACGCCCTTTAGATCAAAGGCATGTGATGACCACAAAGACTATTATGGATTTTTTTTCTACATCACAATTTCAAATGTTTCTCGCGATAGGTTAACATAAAACTTTCCTTTATGACATTTTTGCACCTTCTCTATATTCAAATTTATTAAAAAATCGCGTGGAGCATCCAAATAGCATGTTTTATGATATTTGAAATCTTCCATTTTTTATATGGACCCTAATATATGGTGGGTTGTCGGCTGGGGCAGCTGCCTCTGGCGAATGATTGGTTCGCTAgggacaccccccccccccaaagggaACGTTTCACCTTGGTTTGCTGACTAAGTCTAACTTAACCCCGCGTTTTGGCCATAGGCCCGGTTAAACATTTTTTTAATGTCGTCAACAAAGATGACCGTGAAAATGCCATGAACTAACTTACAAAAAAATGTGGGGCTACTATATAAAAATGGCATCTATCTAATTTTATAAAGTATACAGATGATTATGATTAAAAAAGTTGTATGGACTACACAAATgaaaaatgacatgctaaaacttTAAAAATCGTCATTGCTCGAGATAAAAATGTCATCCCTTAATAATAAAAATGCTATATCTTAATAAATGAAAAATGCCATCTCTTATGAATGATAAAAAAATGTCACCCCTTATTAATGAAAAAAAAATGCCATCTCTTAATAACAAAAACGTCATCTCTTAATAATTAAAAGTTCCATatcttaataaataaaaagccATCTTTCAGTAATTAAAATGTCATCTCTTAAATATATAAATGTCATCTCTCAAAACTAAAAAATGACATTTCTTAATAAAAATTGTTGTCCCTTAAATATAAAAATGACATCtctaaaatataaaaaagttcATTTCTTAATAAAAGAAATTCAATTTATTAATATcactgttcaagaattcatccgattTACGAGTTAACTTgtcagttaatcgctactcttagggtgaccaaatcgaataacacctattcatcgtgttaacttgccatgccgattaattggccagttagaccgattaatcactTGTTATACCGATTATTCAGTTGCcagaccgattaatcactactggcCCATTAACTAGTGGGCAAacgaatcccaaaattttggcacataactcctgccaccccctcttgctactaaatacctagggtttggccctcctccTGCTTCatcatgctcctttcatccacTCCTAACTTGGCTAGTGGCTAGTCGTGTCCTCGCGAGTGCCAGTCACCACACTACTCCTGCAAGATCTAGTTGATCCGCCATTCTGGTCGCGTGCGTGGGTCCCACCCCCCCATGGCCACTCCCCATCCTCTCTCATGGGATGCTTCCCATTCTCTTCCTCAATGGCTTCACCAGTAGGCAAGGCACTACTATGTTTCCCCCTATATTAGTGGAGAATTCAGATTCATATATTTGcagattatgaattacaattttaTAGATGGGTAgatggaactgttggttttggtTTTTATCTGTAGTATATCGTGTGATGTATGTTAGCACGTATATGGATAACTTTAAATGTTTAATTGATAATTTTGAATTTTTAGATTTATATATTTGGATGTATAACGGTTATTAATTTTAACTCTTGTGAatttttatatgcctacaatagaatattttggtatattacataaGTAGGCGTGTGGAATTATGGTATAATACATAAAAAGTCTAGATATAAGttgacgagtttctatttaatctaccgattaatcTAGTTAATAGGCTGATTCActgattaatcgctactcccaagccgaccgagcagTTACCAGTTACCGATTTCTTGAACATTGATTAATATTAGAATTCATGTTACTAATTAGTAAAATGCCATGCTATTATCAAAAAAATGACATGTAAAACATGGAAAATGACATACTGCATATAAAAATGCACATTTCTCATGAAAAAATCACCTCTGATTTTTGCTCTTTCAAAACAATGGAAAAATCGGGAAAAAAAATTCAACTGAAAACCGAAAAATTCGATAATAAAAATTAACTCAAATACATAAAAGATGTTTGAACGCCAAAGTATTCATAAAATTTACACTAGCCCAATTACCAAGAGCGCTCGGTATCTCACTAGGATGCTGCGAGTTTGATCCCCAAGTCTGTGTTTTTTTAGACAAAAATGAAAAGGACAAGAGATCACATAGAACGAACTCAACCAAAGAGCTCACGTGGTGTTAGATTCCCACCAAGATTCGTGTGGCCAGATCAAAAATGCTATACATACAAACATCTACATAAGCTTACGGATCCTTCCTAAACTACTCTTCACCGACCCCTGATTTTCATCCGGATGGAGCCCTTCACCCACCCTTAatctaattaaaatatgtcaactaaggAGACAATGTAAATGTCGATATGTGTAGCATTGTTGTAAGAAAGTCGTTCGCTGGAACATGGCTCATGGTTGACGTACGGTCATCTAACATTTCTGTTTTTATATTCCTTTATTTTCTAAACCTACACCCCACATATGTCATTCATATAAGTTACTAGAGGATTCGATTTTGTTTATGAAACCTGACAAAAGGTGGCCACTGGATCATATAATTGGAATTCGCAATTTCTCATGAAATGTATTCATGTACCCTAACTTTCACAAAATGTATTCACGTACTCTAAAAGGGTCCACTCGATCATGTCAATGAAGTCAATTTTGTTTCTTCATTAGTTCCAATGGCGTTCTCTCCATATATCTCCCTCACTCACTCTCTCCTTACTCACATAATATATACTCATAGAATGTATTATTCCCTCTGATCCATAATAAGTGTTGTGGTTTTAATTCAAATTTTGACCGAAAAGAGTATTCTATTGCATTTATTTGGTAATGTAGATGTTGCTATTTATgtacatttggacaaactttatgaATTTTGACTTAACAAAAAACTAATGTGTGAAAGACTTTGAATAGGACTACTCCCAAATTCATGTatattttccaaggaaaaaaTATTACGCTACACAAAATATTGCTGATCCTTAAAATACGCTATTAGCACTCGATAGCGTTATAACATGCTAGTAGCGAGACACTGTATACTGATTTATTTAACGAGACAATTCTCTGCATGCTATAGGGTGAAGCGCACTGTTCTTTTCAGAGTGGTATTTTCTGTGCACCATATTCAAATGCATTACTGATGTGGGTGTAGGCGTGTGTGTATGTGTACCTGTACGTTGTATGTTTTCTTTGTACACAGACAGACCAAAGCCTGTTCAAATTCAGACCAAAGCCCATTGGCAGGCATCACCAGCACGTCCGCACCGGCGGTTGCCGCCTTGCGCATGCAGTTCCACGCCCCGCCGCATTCCTCTTCCCTCCACGGCCATCTCCAGCAAAGCAACCGAACAAACGCATGCAGGCATCCCTCCCACGTCGACCAAAGCGGAAGAACACCCATGGCGAGCCCCGCCGCGCTCTCGCCACGCCCGATCCTGGcgtccttctccctcctcctactCTGCCTCGCGCCGCTGCGGCCCACGACCGCGCAGCAGCAATTCCCCACCGTGCCGATACCGGCGTTCATGTTCACGTGGCTGGACGACAGGGGGTCCTTCCGCGCCGGCGACACCGCCGTGGtcatgatcaagtcttactacgtCTCCGGCGCCAACGTCTCCGCGGTGCGGCGCTCGGGGGCCTTCAAGGTCACCCTGCTCGGCAAGGCCGGCAACAGCACCTACCTCGCCGACGTCGCCGCCCACCTCGAGGGCGACCTGCCGTCCTGGAACATCACCCTCGTCCCGCTGCGCGCCGGGGACTTCGTCGCGCTCTTCGAGGAGGAGCGGTTCGCCATCGGCGTCTCGACGCTCAACTTCGCCGTCGCCGCACGGGACGTGCACCCGTCCGCCTCCCTGGCCTCCTGGGTGTACTTCAGCGGCCACGTCGTCGCCGGGTCCAAGGCGTTCGTGTCGGTCGTCCCCAGGGACGCGTTCGGCAACGCCGTCCCGCCGGGAACCGCCATGCCCGGCGGCGACGGCTACTTCGCCGTGTCGTGGTCCTACGTGAACGGGACGCCCGTGGAGTTCTCGGGGTTTCAGTACAATGGCTGGACGGAGGACGGGTCCATCAGCCTCGAGTTCGCGCCAACTCTTGCCGGTGACTTCCTGGTGCACGTCCATGGCGACAGCAAGAAACTGCGGGGCTCGCCATTGCTGCTGACAGTGAAGCCAGGTCAGTCCTCCTAACAACCCGCGTGCAGGCACTTCAAAATCAAATGCATGACTGGATGCAAACCTCATCAAAATCAAATGCATAACTGGTTGGAAACCTAAGTAATAAACTGGCAatgtggttcacttctcttgcaggACCCATCGACATTGCGAAAAGCACGGCCGAATGGAAGCACGGAATAAACGTTGTGCAGATATTTTCTAGGCTGGAGATCTTCATAAACCAGAAGGACTCGTTCGGAAACCTTGTTCCGGAGATCCAACCATTTGATGCTGCAGTGGTGGACAGGGCCTCAAGGCTGTCGGTCCCGGTAGGAGGCCTTCGGATCGAAGCTGTCGCCGAGGGAATTCAGCGGCTCTCCTTCGACGTCGTCGAGCCTGGGGAGTTTCTGCTCACAATCTTCGATACCCGGCTGAAGCAGAGGCTCTACGACGTGTATCATGTCTTTGTAGGTATGTTTGCTTGAGTCTTCTTCTCAAACTATCCCGTTTACATTCATAATAACTAGTGCTGATAAGTTCAAGATTGTTAGGGTATTGCGATGGATCGAAAAGCATCGTTAATGGTTCTGGTTTGGTGCAATCTGTTGCTGGCTCACCATCATCCTTCATGGTTTACCTGGAGGATAAGTATCGAAGCCCTTCTCCGGTTGATACCGAAATGCTGCGAGTGCAGATTCTGAGCAGAAATGGCACGTCTGGTGTACACCCAGATATAACACCTGTAAGAGAACCAAATGGTAAATGCTATAAGACCATCTTTCCTAATTCCAGTTCAAAATTATTATACATTAACACTGAACCCATCTACAGAGACAACATCCATGGATGGACAAACCAGTAATTTCAATGTTTCCTATACTCCTGAAATTGCCGGCGATTATGAAACTTGGGTGCTGTGCGGGAACATAGCGCTGAATGATGGAAAGCCCTATACCATGACAGTCTCACCAGGTTGTATGTTTCTCCTATGTATCATCATTTTTAAGATAATGGAAGGATAATCCCTGGGCTCTGAATTTGGAGATCCTATGTATCATCCTAGTAAATATTTTTTGCCCCTGGCTATGTAAATAATTTTTTATCATACCAACGTTTCCTTTATTAAAATCACAACATAGGAGCTTCGCCTACGGTATTTTAGTCGAAACATATATTTACAATTTCAGCAGTAAAGTATTACCTGAAGTAACTCACATTGGACGAACTCCAGGGATGTTTCTGTCTTTCTGATGCTGATTGACCTCTGACTTTCAAGAACATTTTCATTTTGGCAGGTGCAGTTGACACATCTTTATCAAGTGCTCCAATGTTTGATCCAAGAGTCAAAAGATCAGTCAAGAATAATGTAACTGTTCGACTTGTTGACTCCTTCATGAACCCAGTGGTATCTCTGGAGCCAAAACTGAGGCTTCAACTAACATCGGCAAATATAACGGCCCCGATGAACACTTCGAGCTTCACCGCAGGGGAATTTGTCAACAACAAAGATGGATCATATACTGCTCATTATGTGGCAAAATTTCTTGGTTTATATGGCATGTGTATTGTGTTTGACAACAGGCAGCTGACTCCTTGTCCATTCCAGGTCCTTGTTCTTCCCGGTAAAGTTTCCATTGTGCGGATGATATTCATTAAAAACATATAAATGTTGAAGAGTGTTGACTAATTGAAAATGGCTCCCTGCAGATGAATACTTTTCTGAAGTTCAAGATGATAACATTTCAGTTTGGGAGGATGAATCCGTTTCCTTTGATATATTGTCAAATGACTACATTGCAGGAGGACTAGCTGACGTAGTTAATTTATCTTCAGTAAGTTTATTGCAAATTACCTTTTGTAATTTAATTACTTATTAACTGTTtctttttacaaaaaaaaaaatatAACAGTTCTAATACGCATTTAAACAATTAAGAAAACTTGTTACAAACACAAGTACAGTGACACTACTTAGATTTGAAGTTTCATTGTTTAATTTTCCAACTAGATTAACATTTGCAGTAGTTTCATTGTGCCATTTCTTTCTTGTTTCATGATTCTAATCGCATAGTAAATTTGCCCCGTTCTATTGAAGCCGCTCCATGGAGCAGTCCTACAGTACAACCCAGGCTATCGGTACACACCTTTTGAACGGTTTTTTGGGAATGACTCGTTCTCATACACAGTATATGACAAGCATAGCAACGTTGTCAGTGGCACGGTGTTCATATCTGTCCTCTGCAGACCACCTCAGTTCATCTCTTTGCCCAAACAATTGCATGTTACTGAAGATATAATTGGCCCAAAGTTTG
This region includes:
- the LOC123397573 gene encoding protein GAMETE EXPRESSED 2, with translation MASPAALSPRPILASFSLLLLCLAPLRPTTAQQQFPTVPIPAFMFTWLDDRGSFRAGDTAVVMIKSYYVSGANVSAVRRSGAFKVTLLGKAGNSTYLADVAAHLEGDLPSWNITLVPLRAGDFVALFEEERFAIGVSTLNFAVAARDVHPSASLASWVYFSGHVVAGSKAFVSVVPRDAFGNAVPPGTAMPGGDGYFAVSWSYVNGTPVEFSGFQYNGWTEDGSISLEFAPTLAGDFLVHVHGDSKKLRGSPLLLTVKPGPIDIAKSTAEWKHGINVVQIFSRLEIFINQKDSFGNLVPEIQPFDAAVVDRASRLSVPVGGLRIEAVAEGIQRLSFDVVEPGEFLLTIFDTRLKQRLYDVYHVFVGYCDGSKSIVNGSGLVQSVAGSPSSFMVYLEDKYRSPSPVDTEMLRVQILSRNGTSGVHPDITPVREPNGKCYKTIFPNSSSKETTSMDGQTSNFNVSYTPEIAGDYETWVLCGNIALNDGKPYTMTVSPGAVDTSLSSAPMFDPRVKRSVKNNVTVRLVDSFMNPVVSLEPKLRLQLTSANITAPMNTSSFTAGEFVNNKDGSYTAHYVAKFLGLYGMCIVFDNRQLTPCPFQVLVLPDEYFSEVQDDNISVWEDESVSFDILSNDYIAGGLADVVNLSSPLHGAVLQYNPGYRYTPFERFFGNDSFSYTVYDKHSNVVSGTVFISVLCRPPQFISLPKQLHVTEDIIGPKFGGLPGIQIAYSDTAENISVTVRAQHGNVLLAPMPMKPQHLLDDSLSISRVGRSSQALKIQGMVEEINGALKYLQYIGNEDFYGDDAIMLHARNRNGRQRDELHVSVDPVNDPPVILAPKSIFLGGKESRDGYQIFDKQRDPFEFSIVEPDLRWYPGNRSDLLLVLSLEVFEGTLMMTLPASLVGRAELKTHGSNQWQPLQTYVAIAHHLVLRGIGIRLRMDVADCNSAMHRLFYQDGPSHGTSLTITVNDLGNYGCYPDCSEMMSRPLQAEKTVQLSKRKATNPTRAILMGSAIAVEILAMLCLGGVLLYFLVKCMFALRVKRRGRAGDEVRTSERTMSHQLMSSSPLDDAGYCSAPAAVLSLGGNRSGFRQRSCRSCKQQELEMQQLSGIRNDGNQDAQPAVDKDK